The following coding sequences are from one Patescibacteria group bacterium window:
- the rpsT gene encoding 30S ribosomal protein S20, translating into MPIKKASAKHVRQTISRGARNLNVKRTTKQAVQSARKSITGKTAESKASVLAAIQLLDKAARKGVIKKNTASRKKSRLMKALNKAK; encoded by the coding sequence ATGCCAATCAAGAAAGCGTCAGCCAAGCACGTCCGCCAGACCATTTCCCGGGGCGCCCGGAACCTCAACGTGAAACGCACCACCAAACAGGCCGTCCAGTCTGCACGTAAATCTATTACGGGCAAAACCGCTGAATCCAAAGCCAGCGTCCTGGCGGCAATTCAGCTCTTGGACAAGGCGGCTCGCAAAGGTGTGATCAAGAAGAACACCGCCAGCCGCAAGAAGTCCCGGTTGATGAAAGCGCTGAACAAAGCGAAGTAA
- a CDS encoding zinc-ribbon domain-containing protein, with the protein MTGSSHPTVAERTFADKFITCIDCKEEFAFTVSAQEYFAEKGFTGDPKRCRTCYAAYKQQHPKGSSKTMKGPFTVPPGGEHLLNLDFE; encoded by the coding sequence ATGACAGGAAGTTCTCACCCCACAGTCGCGGAGCGTACATTCGCAGACAAATTCATCACTTGCATAGACTGCAAGGAAGAGTTTGCCTTCACCGTATCTGCTCAGGAGTACTTTGCCGAAAAAGGTTTCACAGGAGACCCAAAACGATGCCGCACGTGTTACGCTGCGTACAAACAGCAACACCCGAAGGGAAGCAGCAAAACAATGAAGGGACCATTCACTGTCCCGCCAGGAGGTGAGCACCTTCTGAACCTCGACTTTGAGTAG
- a CDS encoding HD domain-containing phosphohydrolase, whose amino-acid sequence MKKKRYVLEHILIAAGVLVAALERMHPYTKGHSQRISVIAYKLALAANRELELKLSKEDIEFIRIGALLHDIGKITVGETTLDNPNRFLTTDQIRDLEDHPYEGEQILRKSGVEFPRIIYDCVFSHHESWDGNHAGNMQGYPRGLAGKEIPIAGRIVAIADTFDAMTSQRTYQKKLTPKDAVTQLRKLAGERLDPKLVCVFIAHVFPNLQLD is encoded by the coding sequence TTGAAAAAGAAACGCTACGTCTTAGAACACATCCTCATTGCTGCAGGAGTCCTGGTAGCGGCCTTAGAAAGAATGCACCCGTACACCAAGGGACATTCGCAGCGAATCAGCGTCATTGCCTACAAATTGGCATTAGCGGCAAACAGAGAGCTAGAACTCAAGCTATCGAAAGAAGACATCGAGTTCATTCGAATTGGCGCCTTGCTACATGACATTGGGAAGATCACCGTTGGAGAAACAACTTTAGACAATCCAAATCGATTCCTAACGACTGATCAAATTCGAGATCTTGAAGATCACCCATACGAGGGCGAACAAATCCTTCGAAAATCTGGGGTGGAGTTCCCAAGAATTATTTACGACTGTGTCTTCTCCCACCATGAATCATGGGATGGTAATCACGCTGGCAACATGCAGGGCTACCCACGGGGACTTGCAGGAAAGGAAATTCCCATCGCCGGTCGGATTGTGGCAATAGCTGACACCTTTGACGCCATGACCTCACAACGTACGTACCAAAAGAAATTAACCCCCAAGGATGCCGTCACGCAGTTGCGAAAACTGGCAGGTGAACGCCTGGACCCAAAACTTGTGTGCGTGTTCATTGCGCACGTATTCCCAAATTTACAACTAGACTAA
- the uvrB gene encoding excinuclease ABC subunit UvrB, with the protein MPFTLRSPFKPTGDQPAAIKKLVAGLEKGYHDQTLLGVTGSGKTFTIANVIQQVQRPTLVISHNKTLAAQLASEFADFFPENAVHYFVSYYDYYQPEAYIAKSDTYIEKETNINEEIDRLRHASTQAILSRRDVIIVASVSCIYGLGSPESYKSGVTTIRQGQNLPRKKILDKLIKMQFDRKQMDLWRGSFRVLGETLEIFPTFSEDRLIRVHFFGDTVEKIEEVDALTGKNASMMETVDIYPATQYVTDPSGTEDALKQMERDAKERVAWFKAHDKPLEAERMEQRSRFDIEMIRTTGFTSGIENYSRYFDGRKPGTPPYTLIDFFPKDFLLVIDESHMTVPQIGGMYEGDKSRKTSLIDYGFRLPAAYDNRPLTFPEFEQKINQAIYVSATPAVYEKTHSKQVAEQLIRPTGLLDPKVTVKPTKDQVDDLVEQIKLRTEKNQRVLVTTLTKRIAEDLTDYLKDLDIKVQYLHSDVDTFDRLEILRSLRTGEFDVVVGINLLREGLDLPEVSLVAILDADKEGYLRSETALMQTMGRAARHLEGQVIMYADRMTGSMQRAIAETERRRKIQEAYNQAHGITPQSIIKAIKESRLAGKKLAEQAERPDFDPSIIPKEELPHLLRDLEQQMEIAAQNLQFEKAAHLRDQITLLKGNQPPTKIKARKRRR; encoded by the coding sequence ATGCCCTTCACCCTCCGCTCCCCCTTCAAGCCAACCGGCGACCAACCCGCAGCAATAAAAAAGCTGGTTGCTGGCTTGGAAAAAGGCTACCACGACCAAACCCTGCTGGGTGTAACGGGCTCGGGCAAAACCTTTACCATAGCCAACGTCATCCAGCAGGTGCAGCGGCCCACCTTGGTCATTTCCCATAACAAAACTTTGGCCGCGCAGCTGGCCAGCGAGTTTGCGGACTTCTTCCCGGAGAACGCCGTGCACTACTTCGTCTCCTACTACGACTACTACCAACCTGAGGCGTACATTGCCAAGTCCGACACGTACATTGAAAAAGAGACGAACATCAACGAGGAAATTGACCGGCTCCGCCACGCCTCCACCCAGGCCATTCTCTCGCGCCGTGATGTCATTATCGTCGCCTCGGTGTCCTGCATCTACGGCCTGGGTTCACCCGAGTCGTACAAGAGCGGGGTGACCACTATTCGGCAAGGCCAAAACCTCCCCCGGAAAAAAATCTTGGACAAGCTCATCAAAATGCAGTTTGACCGGAAGCAAATGGACCTCTGGCGCGGCTCCTTCCGCGTCCTGGGTGAGACCCTGGAAATCTTCCCCACCTTCAGCGAAGACCGACTCATCCGCGTGCACTTCTTTGGTGATACCGTGGAGAAGATTGAGGAAGTGGACGCGCTCACCGGCAAAAATGCATCGATGATGGAAACCGTGGACATTTACCCTGCGACGCAGTACGTGACCGATCCCAGCGGCACCGAGGATGCTCTGAAGCAAATGGAACGTGACGCCAAAGAGCGCGTGGCCTGGTTCAAGGCGCATGACAAACCCCTGGAAGCCGAACGCATGGAGCAACGCTCCCGCTTTGACATTGAGATGATCCGCACCACGGGTTTCACCAGCGGCATTGAAAACTACTCGCGGTACTTTGACGGTCGCAAACCCGGCACCCCGCCGTACACGCTCATTGACTTCTTCCCCAAAGATTTCCTCCTGGTCATTGACGAGTCCCACATGACCGTGCCGCAAATTGGCGGCATGTACGAAGGTGACAAATCCCGGAAGACCTCGTTGATTGACTATGGCTTCCGCCTCCCCGCGGCCTACGACAACCGGCCGCTCACCTTCCCGGAATTCGAGCAAAAAATCAACCAAGCCATCTACGTTTCTGCCACCCCAGCCGTGTACGAAAAAACCCACAGCAAGCAGGTGGCGGAGCAGCTCATCCGGCCCACGGGCTTGCTGGATCCCAAAGTGACGGTGAAGCCCACCAAGGATCAGGTGGATGACCTAGTGGAGCAAATCAAACTCCGCACGGAGAAGAACCAACGCGTGCTGGTGACCACACTCACCAAGCGCATTGCTGAAGACCTGACGGATTACCTGAAAGACTTGGATATAAAAGTCCAGTACCTGCACTCAGACGTGGACACCTTTGACCGCTTGGAAATTCTGCGGAGCCTGCGAACAGGTGAATTTGACGTGGTCGTGGGTATTAACTTGCTCCGCGAAGGCTTGGACTTACCTGAGGTGAGCCTGGTGGCCATTCTGGATGCAGATAAGGAAGGCTACCTCCGTTCTGAAACTGCCCTGATGCAAACCATGGGTCGCGCTGCGCGACACCTGGAAGGCCAAGTCATAATGTACGCGGACCGCATGACCGGCTCCATGCAGCGCGCCATTGCCGAGACCGAACGCCGCCGCAAAATTCAGGAGGCGTACAACCAAGCGCATGGCATCACTCCCCAATCAATCATCAAAGCAATAAAGGAATCTCGCTTGGCCGGAAAGAAACTGGCAGAGCAGGCGGAGAGGCCTGACTTTGACCCCAGCATCATTCCCAAAGAGGAGCTCCCCCACCTCCTGCGCGATTTGGAGCAGCAAATGGAAATCGCCGCCCAAAATTTACAGTTTGAAAAAGCCGCGCACCTGCGGGATCAAATCACCCTCCTCAAGGGCAACCAGCCACCAACAAAAATAAAGGCGCGCAAACGCCGACGGTAA
- a CDS encoding ATP-binding protein has product MVTKTNPQQRTGTFGIHVHTGNVLWELAHAHKSAEDVIVELVQNAVDEGATRILISINKAKETLLAFDDGYGTTFQEMQNLWSNVGTSTKRGRADKIGQKGIAKLAGLSIAEEYNFTTRPLKIKGSGYFTMKLKKSELRENEAPKMGFVHEEPGFGVNHEYVKFKATTRVLLKGLSSSAIRELQDIQEIADTVGEKFATAIRRRNVVIQILFSANREEPQRVQAKAREFPGTKQKVETIKTTFGDVDIELYTTIQPVKSPKLIVECNNWPFDLQNMRGLWKDARAILGSGHFQGYFRINWGNLVSDRSRMAEDELYDALAEAILTYQEESLILYLEELKDTSRFKKYADIIRGTVEQLDKFFKEHPQLSLQGRLHQLVGLVSSNHTAASAGERTPERFRTLPTIAEVRERRKTQNQDRKHSSPTQERTKLPHSSVKHPSGRPRHLIQGQFGLTVTYEEATEKTGFKWRTRIQGGILIFNLSHEDWIRADTAGTKTLQEYVQLHIVKELTALSEDNANVREHFLKVFENSFLQYFTPFM; this is encoded by the coding sequence ATGGTAACTAAAACCAACCCGCAGCAACGCACAGGAACTTTCGGCATCCATGTGCATACCGGCAATGTACTCTGGGAGTTGGCGCATGCGCACAAGAGTGCTGAAGATGTCATCGTTGAACTGGTGCAGAATGCCGTGGATGAAGGAGCCACTCGAATTCTCATCAGCATCAATAAGGCCAAGGAAACCCTCCTAGCCTTCGATGATGGTTATGGGACGACCTTTCAGGAAATGCAAAACCTGTGGTCAAATGTAGGTACGTCAACCAAGCGTGGACGTGCAGACAAAATTGGTCAGAAAGGTATTGCAAAACTGGCCGGCCTAAGCATCGCTGAGGAATACAACTTCACCACTCGGCCGTTGAAAATCAAAGGCAGTGGCTACTTCACCATGAAGCTGAAGAAATCCGAGCTTCGTGAAAATGAAGCACCAAAGATGGGTTTCGTTCATGAGGAGCCGGGTTTTGGTGTTAATCATGAGTACGTAAAATTCAAGGCGACAACCAGAGTACTGCTGAAAGGCCTGAGTTCCAGCGCCATACGTGAACTGCAGGATATCCAGGAAATTGCGGATACAGTGGGTGAGAAATTTGCCACAGCGATTCGGAGACGAAATGTGGTGATTCAAATCCTTTTTTCTGCGAACCGGGAGGAGCCCCAGCGTGTACAGGCAAAAGCCCGAGAGTTTCCTGGGACCAAGCAAAAAGTGGAAACGATCAAGACAACCTTTGGGGATGTCGACATCGAACTCTACACAACAATCCAGCCGGTTAAAAGTCCAAAACTCATTGTGGAGTGCAACAACTGGCCTTTTGACCTGCAGAACATGCGAGGTTTATGGAAGGACGCGCGGGCAATTCTTGGCAGCGGACACTTCCAAGGGTACTTCCGAATTAATTGGGGGAACCTTGTGAGTGATCGTTCACGCATGGCTGAAGATGAGCTATATGATGCCCTGGCAGAGGCGATTCTTACCTACCAAGAGGAATCGCTGATTCTGTACTTGGAAGAACTGAAGGACACCAGTCGGTTCAAAAAGTATGCGGACATTATCCGTGGCACTGTTGAACAGCTGGATAAATTCTTCAAAGAGCACCCACAGCTTAGCTTGCAAGGTAGGCTCCATCAATTGGTCGGTCTGGTATCCAGTAATCACACTGCTGCCAGCGCCGGTGAACGAACCCCCGAACGCTTCCGAACCCTGCCCACTATTGCAGAAGTTCGGGAACGTCGAAAAACGCAGAACCAAGATCGAAAGCACTCGTCGCCGACGCAAGAACGCACGAAACTTCCACACAGTTCTGTGAAGCATCCAAGTGGGCGACCGCGCCATTTGATCCAAGGTCAATTTGGCCTCACGGTTACGTACGAGGAAGCTACCGAGAAAACGGGTTTTAAATGGAGAACCCGCATTCAGGGTGGAATACTCATTTTCAATCTTAGTCATGAAGATTGGATCCGAGCTGACACGGCGGGTACGAAGACGCTCCAGGAGTATGTCCAACTGCACATTGTGAAAGAATTAACAGCCCTCTCCGAGGACAACGCAAATGTCCGAGAACACTTTCTGAAGGTTTTTGAGAATTCTTTCCTGCAGTACTTTACTCCGTTTATGTAA
- the ruvA gene encoding Holliday junction branch migration protein RuvA, which translates to MIAFLRGTVASITVKSIVLDIHGVGYQVFVTPKVLGQVEVGQEQTFHTYHNVREDGEELYGFLAMDERDMFEQLLRVNGVGPKSALGVLSRATVQDILQAITNEETSLLTKVSGIGAKTAERIVRELAGKVAAPTVAGKTSVQSDDADTLAALEQLGYSAAEARKALSQVEASITKPAERIRAVLRNRGSRV; encoded by the coding sequence ATGATCGCTTTTCTTCGTGGCACGGTTGCAAGTATTACAGTGAAATCTATTGTCCTGGATATCCATGGCGTGGGGTATCAAGTTTTTGTGACGCCCAAAGTGTTGGGTCAGGTGGAGGTGGGGCAGGAGCAGACCTTCCACACCTACCACAATGTGCGGGAGGATGGGGAAGAGCTTTACGGCTTTTTGGCCATGGACGAGCGGGATATGTTTGAGCAGCTTCTACGGGTGAACGGGGTAGGCCCCAAGTCAGCCCTGGGCGTGCTTTCCCGCGCGACTGTTCAAGATATTCTCCAAGCCATTACGAATGAAGAGACTAGTCTGCTCACCAAAGTCTCGGGCATTGGCGCCAAGACGGCGGAACGTATTGTGCGCGAACTAGCTGGCAAAGTTGCGGCTCCCACGGTCGCAGGGAAAACCTCGGTGCAGTCTGATGACGCAGATACCCTGGCTGCCTTGGAGCAACTTGGCTACTCCGCGGCGGAAGCGCGGAAAGCCTTGAGCCAAGTTGAGGCTAGCATTACCAAACCCGCCGAGCGCATTCGGGCCGTGCTCCGCAATCGAGGGAGCCGCGTATGA
- a CDS encoding peptidoglycan bridge formation glycyltransferase FemA/FemB family protein has protein sequence MTVQEWTDQQSWEQFLDTQPHASFQQRWAWGAFREKIGTVVSRYAAVEGDKLIGVVQVLADQWRFGLVTHTVFSGPVATTPEAYQKLLAHVAEVAQKQRVLFAHVESPALLSDHAAQDTATKLGFRLAKALQPTDTQLLDLTHAEAQLLQGMHEKTRYNIRLAEKRGVHVTVHAGATARDAAQTFADIQKQTTTRDRFSAHGAAYYQAMVEYLPTGMVKIYVAMYEGQPIAANLIIHSGDTATYLHGASADAHRNVMAPHLLQWRQIVDAKLAGLHWYDFFGIETPERPRQSRAGASWAGITRFKLGFGGQTVSSANAVELPVRKGWYRILNIRRSLR, from the coding sequence ATGACCGTGCAGGAATGGACTGACCAACAATCCTGGGAACAGTTTTTGGACACGCAGCCGCACGCGTCGTTCCAGCAGCGGTGGGCGTGGGGTGCTTTTCGGGAAAAAATTGGCACCGTCGTTTCCCGATACGCCGCAGTAGAGGGCGACAAGCTCATTGGTGTGGTGCAGGTACTAGCAGACCAGTGGCGCTTTGGTTTGGTGACGCATACGGTGTTCAGTGGGCCAGTGGCTACTACACCAGAGGCATACCAGAAGTTGCTGGCACATGTGGCGGAGGTCGCGCAGAAACAACGTGTGCTCTTTGCGCACGTAGAATCGCCGGCCTTGCTCAGTGACCATGCAGCGCAGGACACCGCAACCAAACTTGGTTTCCGTCTGGCAAAGGCCTTGCAGCCCACGGACACCCAACTCCTTGATCTGACCCATGCCGAAGCGCAGCTGCTCCAGGGCATGCATGAGAAAACTCGGTACAACATTCGCTTAGCGGAGAAACGGGGAGTCCACGTTACGGTGCACGCTGGTGCTACTGCCCGTGATGCCGCGCAGACCTTTGCGGATATCCAAAAGCAAACCACGACGCGAGATCGGTTTTCTGCACATGGCGCGGCATACTACCAAGCCATGGTTGAGTATTTACCAACGGGGATGGTGAAAATCTACGTGGCCATGTACGAAGGGCAGCCGATAGCCGCAAACCTCATTATCCACTCTGGTGATACCGCCACCTACCTGCACGGGGCCTCTGCAGATGCCCATCGGAATGTGATGGCACCGCACCTCCTGCAATGGCGGCAGATTGTGGACGCTAAACTGGCTGGACTGCACTGGTATGACTTCTTTGGCATTGAGACCCCGGAACGCCCCCGCCAGAGTCGGGCCGGCGCCAGTTGGGCTGGGATTACCCGCTTCAAACTGGGGTTTGGTGGACAGACTGTGTCCTCCGCCAACGCGGTGGAGTTGCCAGTTCGAAAAGGTTGGTATAGGATTCTGAACATTCGCCGCTCATTACGCTAA
- a CDS encoding nucleotidyltransferase family protein, whose amino-acid sequence MIDTVVISAAGKGTRMKELAKDKPKHMIEVNGKPFLWYLLENLRAVGYEKIVVVVGHLSQHIEQFAESYPHPITIVNQYAVMGEDVYGTAVPVLAAEKAVNGKPFCALYGDNLYSVRDLKSMIHEDGFCYVGGLPHDDWQKYGVLIPGENDQLKEIIEKPDHDVGSTLINTGLFTFTHDIFDACRRVKPTPPKNELYLTDAVTELAKAGKFRIQRIQDYWKDFGSPEDVGTVSSFLQQRT is encoded by the coding sequence ATGATCGACACCGTTGTCATTTCCGCCGCGGGGAAAGGCACCCGCATGAAGGAACTTGCCAAAGACAAACCCAAGCACATGATTGAAGTGAATGGGAAACCTTTCCTGTGGTACCTCTTGGAAAACCTCCGTGCGGTTGGGTACGAGAAGATTGTGGTGGTGGTTGGCCACCTGAGCCAGCACATTGAGCAATTTGCTGAATCGTACCCGCATCCAATTACCATCGTGAATCAGTATGCGGTCATGGGGGAAGACGTGTACGGTACAGCGGTGCCCGTCCTCGCTGCGGAAAAAGCGGTGAACGGAAAGCCGTTTTGTGCGCTGTACGGTGATAACCTGTACTCAGTTCGTGACCTCAAGTCTATGATCCATGAGGATGGGTTCTGCTACGTGGGCGGCCTGCCGCATGATGATTGGCAGAAGTACGGCGTGCTCATTCCCGGGGAAAATGATCAGTTGAAGGAAATTATAGAAAAACCTGATCACGATGTTGGCTCTACGCTCATTAACACTGGGCTCTTTACCTTCACGCACGACATTTTTGACGCGTGCCGCCGGGTAAAGCCAACGCCGCCGAAGAATGAACTGTACCTCACCGATGCGGTCACGGAGCTGGCCAAGGCGGGCAAGTTCCGCATCCAGCGCATCCAAGACTACTGGAAAGACTTTGGCTCACCAGAAGATGTGGGCACGGTGAGCTCATTCCTCCAACAACGAACATGA
- a CDS encoding GIY-YIG nuclease family protein, giving the protein MFYVYLLRSKKDQSYYIGQTEDVDARLQRHNNGYVSSTRRRVPWVLVGFETYPTRSAARWREFELKNSSVKRREFIKNVRIGPHSSTDRA; this is encoded by the coding sequence ATGTTTTACGTCTATCTTTTACGAAGTAAGAAGGATCAGTCATACTATATTGGACAAACTGAAGATGTGGATGCAAGACTGCAACGCCATAACAATGGCTATGTTTCTTCAACACGTAGAAGAGTTCCTTGGGTACTAGTAGGATTTGAGACATACCCAACTCGATCAGCAGCTCGGTGGAGAGAGTTTGAATTGAAAAACTCTTCAGTGAAAAGAAGGGAGTTTATCAAAAACGTTCGAATAGGTCCCCATAGCTCAACGGATAGAGCGTAG
- the prs gene encoding ribose-phosphate diphosphokinase, with translation MVKPLIFCGRASHKMARGVCELLGQPLSEVGIREFADSEPWYKITHPAVIVGQPCAVVQSTGEYAPKTYFDLFAIVSAVKRYNPSRLIAVMPFMGFRRQERDKDGGEAVTAELVAKLLAAAGATDVMLCDPHSPKNVQYFQDAGLRTWVIDANPLFVDVLRDRDLSNVRALSPDKGRSKTTEAFAKTLGIPMISLIKSRPEHDISESHGIQGSLRGITAIIREDEISTAGTIAATEREVRKVGGENIIVMATHGVLAGGAIQTLNRAEIISKIYTTDSIYLPWEKRTDKIEQLSLAPLIVKQFNEMLVDD, from the coding sequence ATGGTAAAACCACTCATTTTTTGCGGTCGAGCGAGTCATAAAATGGCACGAGGAGTCTGTGAACTACTTGGACAACCCCTCAGTGAGGTGGGTATACGAGAGTTTGCAGATTCTGAGCCATGGTACAAGATTACCCACCCTGCTGTGATAGTGGGTCAACCGTGTGCGGTGGTGCAATCGACTGGTGAGTACGCTCCGAAGACGTACTTTGATCTCTTTGCGATTGTTAGTGCTGTCAAACGGTACAATCCTTCGCGACTCATTGCGGTCATGCCCTTCATGGGTTTCCGACGGCAGGAGCGAGACAAGGATGGTGGCGAAGCAGTTACTGCGGAGCTCGTGGCTAAATTACTTGCAGCTGCTGGTGCAACCGACGTGATGCTCTGCGACCCGCATTCACCAAAGAATGTTCAGTACTTCCAAGATGCAGGTTTGCGCACCTGGGTCATTGATGCAAATCCACTCTTCGTGGATGTGCTGAGAGATCGAGACCTCAGCAACGTTCGGGCTTTGAGTCCGGATAAAGGCAGATCGAAAACCACTGAAGCTTTTGCCAAAACTCTAGGCATTCCAATGATCTCGCTGATCAAAAGTCGGCCGGAGCATGATATTTCGGAGTCACATGGTATCCAAGGCAGCTTGCGGGGTATTACCGCAATTATCCGAGAAGATGAAATCAGCACTGCCGGCACGATTGCAGCTACCGAACGAGAGGTGCGGAAAGTTGGCGGAGAGAATATTATCGTCATGGCCACCCATGGCGTGCTGGCCGGAGGTGCAATTCAGACGCTCAATCGGGCGGAGATCATATCAAAAATCTACACGACTGACTCCATTTACCTGCCGTGGGAAAAGCGCACCGACAAAATCGAGCAGCTTTCTCTGGCACCGCTTATTGTGAAGCAATTTAACGAAATGCTCGTTGACGATTAA
- the speD gene encoding adenosylmethionine decarboxylase produces the protein MPHTSVAEAPVVAATAESAIPFGSHLTLDGYGCSEEKLADMDLVFEVLERLPGHLGMHKIITPYVVKAAGNDKKDPGGYSGFVMIAESHISIHTFPKKRFVSIDVYTCQGDLDTAKAKAFFQEAFQIEEFEEHRITRGTKYDIYPL, from the coding sequence ATGCCCCACACGTCTGTCGCCGAAGCCCCAGTGGTTGCTGCCACTGCCGAATCGGCAATTCCCTTCGGTTCGCACCTCACCCTGGATGGGTACGGGTGCAGTGAGGAGAAGCTCGCAGACATGGACCTCGTGTTTGAGGTTCTGGAACGCTTGCCTGGGCACCTGGGCATGCACAAGATCATTACGCCGTACGTGGTGAAGGCCGCCGGCAACGATAAGAAGGATCCGGGTGGCTACTCAGGGTTCGTCATGATTGCGGAGAGTCACATCTCCATTCATACCTTCCCCAAGAAGCGGTTCGTCTCCATTGATGTGTACACCTGCCAAGGGGATCTGGACACGGCCAAGGCGAAAGCTTTTTTCCAAGAGGCTTTCCAGATTGAAGAGTTTGAAGAGCATCGGATTACCCGCGGCACGAAGTACGACATCTACCCACTCTAG
- a CDS encoding NUDIX hydrolase, with the protein MMQRFGPWTRLSSKVKYKNSWISIQEDRVIQPDGSKGVYAYLRKVPGIFVVAFTGTEVYLLRQFRYVLRKSIYEIPAGTVNSKNFLQVAKRELFEETGMHAKQWTRLGKHYIAPGHESTCIITYLAEGLDEKSVSIDGQEGDESIQAVMKVSLPKLWKMIHEGKIECGLTLAALNYFFSYLRVVRKQKI; encoded by the coding sequence ATGATGCAACGCTTTGGTCCTTGGACGCGACTTTCATCAAAGGTGAAGTATAAGAATTCTTGGATAAGCATCCAAGAAGATAGAGTTATTCAACCGGATGGCAGTAAAGGAGTCTATGCGTATCTGAGAAAAGTTCCTGGAATTTTTGTTGTGGCTTTCACTGGTACGGAAGTCTACCTACTCCGCCAATTCCGATACGTCCTAAGGAAGTCTATTTATGAAATACCAGCAGGCACTGTAAACTCAAAGAATTTTTTGCAGGTTGCAAAACGAGAATTATTTGAGGAAACTGGAATGCATGCAAAGCAGTGGACTCGCCTCGGGAAGCACTACATTGCCCCTGGGCATGAGTCGACGTGTATTATCACGTATCTAGCTGAAGGGCTTGATGAAAAATCGGTAAGTATTGATGGGCAAGAAGGCGACGAAAGCATCCAAGCGGTTATGAAAGTGTCGTTACCAAAGCTCTGGAAAATGATCCATGAGGGGAAAATTGAGTGCGGATTAACCTTAGCTGCATTGAATTACTTTTTTTCCTACCTCCGTGTCGTCAGAAAGCAAAAAATATGA